In Chlorocebus sabaeus isolate Y175 chromosome 19, mChlSab1.0.hap1, whole genome shotgun sequence, a single genomic region encodes these proteins:
- the ESS2 gene encoding splicing factor ESS-2 homolog isoform X1, which translates to METPGASASSLLLPAASRPPRKREAGEAGAATSKQRVLDEEEYIEGLQTVIQRDFFPDVEKLQAQKEYLEAEENGDLERMRQIAIKFGSALGKMSREPPPPYVTPATFETPEVHAGTGVVGNKPRPRGRGPEDAGEAGEEEEKEPLPSLDVFLSRYTSEDNASFQEIMEVAKERSRARHAWLYQAEEEFEKRQKDNLELPSAEHQAIESSQAGVETWKYKAKNSLMYYPEGVPDEEQLFKKPRQVVHKNTRFLRDPFSQALSRCQLQQAAALNAQHKQGKVGPDGKELIPQESPRVGGFGFVATPSPAPGVNESPMMTWGEVENTPLRVEGSETPYVDRTPGPAFKILEPGRRERLGLKMANEAAAKNRAKKQEALRRVTENLASPTAPREQDGQQVHRPSPAGQLHTIPSTLHPPQDPGQWATDPHKHTSAWLCHTHPSHAGPSLHHGQPAAAPCPAQSLGLLLEPGLGWAHRRFMEPAGQLYTQQRTPAFSGPRPGPKLLTTPGATGERGCAGARLARDARAHATSQGLAKLFAV; encoded by the exons ATGGAGACTCCGGGCGCATCAGCTTCGTCGTTGTTGCTCCCCGCCGCGTCCAGGCCCCCGAGGAAGCGCGAGGCGGGAGAGGCTGGGGCTGCGACGAGCAAGCAGCGGGTCCTGGACGAGGAAGAGTATATCGAG GGCCTCCAGACAGTCATCCAAAGGGATTTCTTTCCTGATGTGGAGAAGCTCCAGGCACAGAAGGAGTACCTGGAAGCCGAGGAGAATGGAGACTTGGAACGGATGCGCCAGATTGCCATCAAATTTGGCTCTGCCTTGGGCAAGATGTCCCGGGAGCCCCCGCCGCCCT ATGTGACTCCAGCCACGTTTGAAACCCCTGAGGTGCATGCAGGCACTGGAGTGGTGGGCAACAAGCCCAGGCCCCGCGGCCGAGGCCCGGAGGATG caggagaggctggagaggaggaggagaaggagccaCTGCCCAGCCTAGATGTCTTCCTGAGCCGCTACACGAGTGAGGACAATGCCTCCTTCCAGGAGATCATGGAGGTGGCCAAGGAGAGGAGCCGGGCACGCCACGCTTGGCTCTACCAGGCTGAGGAGGAGTTTGAGAAG AGGCAGAAAGATAATCTTGAACTCCCGTCAGCAGAGCACCAGGCCATCGAGAGCAGCCAGGCCGGTGTGGAGACCTGGAAGTACAAGGCCAAAAATTCCCTCATGTACTATCCAGAGG GTGTCCCTGATGAGGAGCAGCTGTTTAAGAAGCCCCGGCAGGTGGTGCATAAGAACACGCGCTTCCTTAGGGACCCCTTCAGCCAAGCCCTGAGCAGGTGCCAGCTCCAGCAGGCAGCCGCCCTCAATGCCCAG CACAAACAGGGCAAGGTGGGCCCCGATGGCAAGGAGCTGATCCCCCAGGAGTCCCCTCGAGTGGGTGGATTTGGATTTGTTGCCACTCCTTCTCCTGCCCCTG GTGTGAACGAGTCCCCAATGATGACCTGGGGGGAGGTTGAGAACACACCGTTGAGAGTTGAAGGGTCGGAAACCCCCTACGTGGATAGGACACCAGGCCCAGCTTTCAAG ATCCTGGAGCCGGGTCGCAGGGAGCGGCTGGGGCTGAAGATGGCCAACGAGGCTGCCGCCAAGAACCGGGCCAAGAAGCAGGAAGCCTTGCGGAGAGTGACGGAGAATCTGGCCAG CCCTACAGCGCCTCGTGAGCAGGACGGCCAGCAAGTACACAGACCGAGCCCTGCGGGCCAGCTACACACCATCCCCAGCACGCTCCACCCACCTCAAGACCCCGGCCAGTGGGCTACAGACCCCCACAAGCACACCAGCGCCTGGCTCTGCCACACGCACCCCTCTCACGCAGGACCCAGCCTCCATCACGGACAACCTGCTGCAGCTCCCTGCCCGGCGCAAAGCCTCGGACTTCTTTTAGagccaggcctgggctgggccCATAGACGCTTCATGGAGCCTGCAGGGCAGCTGTACACCCAGCAGAGGACTCCAGCCTTCTCGGGGCCCAGGCCTGGGCCAAAGCTGTTGACTACGCCAGGAGCCACTGGAGAAAGGGGCTGTGCTGGGGCCAGGCTGGCACGGGATGCACGTGCCCACGCCACATCCCAGGGCCTTGCCAAGCTGTTTGCTGTTTAA
- the ESS2 gene encoding splicing factor ESS-2 homolog isoform X2: METPGASASSLLLPAASRPPRKREAGEAGAATSKQRVLDEEEYIEGLQTVIQRDFFPDVEKLQAQKEYLEAEENGDLERMRQIAIKFGSALGKMSREPPPPYVTPATFETPEVHAGTGVVGNKPRPRGRGPEDGEAGEEEEKEPLPSLDVFLSRYTSEDNASFQEIMEVAKERSRARHAWLYQAEEEFEKRQKDNLELPSAEHQAIESSQAGVETWKYKAKNSLMYYPEGVPDEEQLFKKPRQVVHKNTRFLRDPFSQALSRCQLQQAAALNAQHKQGKVGPDGKELIPQESPRVGGFGFVATPSPAPGVNESPMMTWGEVENTPLRVEGSETPYVDRTPGPAFKILEPGRRERLGLKMANEAAAKNRAKKQEALRRVTENLASPTAPREQDGQQVHRPSPAGQLHTIPSTLHPPQDPGQWATDPHKHTSAWLCHTHPSHAGPSLHHGQPAAAPCPAQSLGLLLEPGLGWAHRRFMEPAGQLYTQQRTPAFSGPRPGPKLLTTPGATGERGCAGARLARDARAHATSQGLAKLFAV; encoded by the exons ATGGAGACTCCGGGCGCATCAGCTTCGTCGTTGTTGCTCCCCGCCGCGTCCAGGCCCCCGAGGAAGCGCGAGGCGGGAGAGGCTGGGGCTGCGACGAGCAAGCAGCGGGTCCTGGACGAGGAAGAGTATATCGAG GGCCTCCAGACAGTCATCCAAAGGGATTTCTTTCCTGATGTGGAGAAGCTCCAGGCACAGAAGGAGTACCTGGAAGCCGAGGAGAATGGAGACTTGGAACGGATGCGCCAGATTGCCATCAAATTTGGCTCTGCCTTGGGCAAGATGTCCCGGGAGCCCCCGCCGCCCT ATGTGACTCCAGCCACGTTTGAAACCCCTGAGGTGCATGCAGGCACTGGAGTGGTGGGCAACAAGCCCAGGCCCCGCGGCCGAGGCCCGGAGGATG gagaggctggagaggaggaggagaaggagccaCTGCCCAGCCTAGATGTCTTCCTGAGCCGCTACACGAGTGAGGACAATGCCTCCTTCCAGGAGATCATGGAGGTGGCCAAGGAGAGGAGCCGGGCACGCCACGCTTGGCTCTACCAGGCTGAGGAGGAGTTTGAGAAG AGGCAGAAAGATAATCTTGAACTCCCGTCAGCAGAGCACCAGGCCATCGAGAGCAGCCAGGCCGGTGTGGAGACCTGGAAGTACAAGGCCAAAAATTCCCTCATGTACTATCCAGAGG GTGTCCCTGATGAGGAGCAGCTGTTTAAGAAGCCCCGGCAGGTGGTGCATAAGAACACGCGCTTCCTTAGGGACCCCTTCAGCCAAGCCCTGAGCAGGTGCCAGCTCCAGCAGGCAGCCGCCCTCAATGCCCAG CACAAACAGGGCAAGGTGGGCCCCGATGGCAAGGAGCTGATCCCCCAGGAGTCCCCTCGAGTGGGTGGATTTGGATTTGTTGCCACTCCTTCTCCTGCCCCTG GTGTGAACGAGTCCCCAATGATGACCTGGGGGGAGGTTGAGAACACACCGTTGAGAGTTGAAGGGTCGGAAACCCCCTACGTGGATAGGACACCAGGCCCAGCTTTCAAG ATCCTGGAGCCGGGTCGCAGGGAGCGGCTGGGGCTGAAGATGGCCAACGAGGCTGCCGCCAAGAACCGGGCCAAGAAGCAGGAAGCCTTGCGGAGAGTGACGGAGAATCTGGCCAG CCCTACAGCGCCTCGTGAGCAGGACGGCCAGCAAGTACACAGACCGAGCCCTGCGGGCCAGCTACACACCATCCCCAGCACGCTCCACCCACCTCAAGACCCCGGCCAGTGGGCTACAGACCCCCACAAGCACACCAGCGCCTGGCTCTGCCACACGCACCCCTCTCACGCAGGACCCAGCCTCCATCACGGACAACCTGCTGCAGCTCCCTGCCCGGCGCAAAGCCTCGGACTTCTTTTAGagccaggcctgggctgggccCATAGACGCTTCATGGAGCCTGCAGGGCAGCTGTACACCCAGCAGAGGACTCCAGCCTTCTCGGGGCCCAGGCCTGGGCCAAAGCTGTTGACTACGCCAGGAGCCACTGGAGAAAGGGGCTGTGCTGGGGCCAGGCTGGCACGGGATGCACGTGCCCACGCCACATCCCAGGGCCTTGCCAAGCTGTTTGCTGTTTAA
- the ESS2 gene encoding splicing factor ESS-2 homolog isoform X3, with translation METPGASASSLLLPAASRPPRKREAGEAGAATSKQRVLDEEEYIEGLQTVIQRDFFPDVEKLQAQKEYLEAEENGDLERMRQIAIKFGSALGKMSREPPPPYVTPATFETPEVHAGTGVVGNKPRPRGRGPEDAGEAGEEEEKEPLPSLDVFLSRYTSEDNASFQEIMEVAKERSRARHAWLYQAEEEFEKRQKDNLELPSAEHQAIESSQAGVETWKYKAKNSLMYYPEGVPDEEQLFKKPRQVVHKNTRFLRDPFSQALSRCQLQQAAALNAQHKQGKVGPDGKELIPQESPRVGGFGFVATPSPAPGVNESPMMTWGEVENTPLRVEGSETPYVDRTPGPAFKILEPGRRERLGLKMANEAAAKNRAKKQEALRRVTENLASLTPKGLNPAMSPALQRLVSRTASKYTDRALRASYTPSPARSTHLKTPASGLQTPTSTPAPGSATRTPLTQDPASITDNLLQLPARRKASDFF, from the exons ATGGAGACTCCGGGCGCATCAGCTTCGTCGTTGTTGCTCCCCGCCGCGTCCAGGCCCCCGAGGAAGCGCGAGGCGGGAGAGGCTGGGGCTGCGACGAGCAAGCAGCGGGTCCTGGACGAGGAAGAGTATATCGAG GGCCTCCAGACAGTCATCCAAAGGGATTTCTTTCCTGATGTGGAGAAGCTCCAGGCACAGAAGGAGTACCTGGAAGCCGAGGAGAATGGAGACTTGGAACGGATGCGCCAGATTGCCATCAAATTTGGCTCTGCCTTGGGCAAGATGTCCCGGGAGCCCCCGCCGCCCT ATGTGACTCCAGCCACGTTTGAAACCCCTGAGGTGCATGCAGGCACTGGAGTGGTGGGCAACAAGCCCAGGCCCCGCGGCCGAGGCCCGGAGGATG caggagaggctggagaggaggaggagaaggagccaCTGCCCAGCCTAGATGTCTTCCTGAGCCGCTACACGAGTGAGGACAATGCCTCCTTCCAGGAGATCATGGAGGTGGCCAAGGAGAGGAGCCGGGCACGCCACGCTTGGCTCTACCAGGCTGAGGAGGAGTTTGAGAAG AGGCAGAAAGATAATCTTGAACTCCCGTCAGCAGAGCACCAGGCCATCGAGAGCAGCCAGGCCGGTGTGGAGACCTGGAAGTACAAGGCCAAAAATTCCCTCATGTACTATCCAGAGG GTGTCCCTGATGAGGAGCAGCTGTTTAAGAAGCCCCGGCAGGTGGTGCATAAGAACACGCGCTTCCTTAGGGACCCCTTCAGCCAAGCCCTGAGCAGGTGCCAGCTCCAGCAGGCAGCCGCCCTCAATGCCCAG CACAAACAGGGCAAGGTGGGCCCCGATGGCAAGGAGCTGATCCCCCAGGAGTCCCCTCGAGTGGGTGGATTTGGATTTGTTGCCACTCCTTCTCCTGCCCCTG GTGTGAACGAGTCCCCAATGATGACCTGGGGGGAGGTTGAGAACACACCGTTGAGAGTTGAAGGGTCGGAAACCCCCTACGTGGATAGGACACCAGGCCCAGCTTTCAAG ATCCTGGAGCCGGGTCGCAGGGAGCGGCTGGGGCTGAAGATGGCCAACGAGGCTGCCGCCAAGAACCGGGCCAAGAAGCAGGAAGCCTTGCGGAGAGTGACGGAGAATCTGGCCAG CCTCACTCCCAAAGGCCTGAACCCAGCCATGTCCCCAGCCCTACAGCGCCTCGTGAGCAGGACGGCCAGCAAGTACACAGACCGAGCCCTGCGGGCCAGCTACACACCATCCCCAGCACGCTCCACCCACCTCAAGACCCCGGCCAGTGGGCTACAGACCCCCACAAGCACACCAGCGCCTGGCTCTGCCACACGCACCCCTCTCACGCAGGACCCAGCCTCCATCACGGACAACCTGCTGCAGCTCCCTGCCCGGCGCAAAGCCTCGGACTTCTTTTAG
- the ESS2 gene encoding splicing factor ESS-2 homolog isoform X4: METPGASASSLLLPAASRPPRKREAGEAGAATSKQRVLDEEEYIEGLQTVIQRDFFPDVEKLQAQKEYLEAEENGDLERMRQIAIKFGSALGKMSREPPPPYVTPATFETPEVHAGTGVVGNKPRPRGRGPEDGEAGEEEEKEPLPSLDVFLSRYTSEDNASFQEIMEVAKERSRARHAWLYQAEEEFEKRQKDNLELPSAEHQAIESSQAGVETWKYKAKNSLMYYPEGVPDEEQLFKKPRQVVHKNTRFLRDPFSQALSRCQLQQAAALNAQHKQGKVGPDGKELIPQESPRVGGFGFVATPSPAPGVNESPMMTWGEVENTPLRVEGSETPYVDRTPGPAFKILEPGRRERLGLKMANEAAAKNRAKKQEALRRVTENLASLTPKGLNPAMSPALQRLVSRTASKYTDRALRASYTPSPARSTHLKTPASGLQTPTSTPAPGSATRTPLTQDPASITDNLLQLPARRKASDFF; this comes from the exons ATGGAGACTCCGGGCGCATCAGCTTCGTCGTTGTTGCTCCCCGCCGCGTCCAGGCCCCCGAGGAAGCGCGAGGCGGGAGAGGCTGGGGCTGCGACGAGCAAGCAGCGGGTCCTGGACGAGGAAGAGTATATCGAG GGCCTCCAGACAGTCATCCAAAGGGATTTCTTTCCTGATGTGGAGAAGCTCCAGGCACAGAAGGAGTACCTGGAAGCCGAGGAGAATGGAGACTTGGAACGGATGCGCCAGATTGCCATCAAATTTGGCTCTGCCTTGGGCAAGATGTCCCGGGAGCCCCCGCCGCCCT ATGTGACTCCAGCCACGTTTGAAACCCCTGAGGTGCATGCAGGCACTGGAGTGGTGGGCAACAAGCCCAGGCCCCGCGGCCGAGGCCCGGAGGATG gagaggctggagaggaggaggagaaggagccaCTGCCCAGCCTAGATGTCTTCCTGAGCCGCTACACGAGTGAGGACAATGCCTCCTTCCAGGAGATCATGGAGGTGGCCAAGGAGAGGAGCCGGGCACGCCACGCTTGGCTCTACCAGGCTGAGGAGGAGTTTGAGAAG AGGCAGAAAGATAATCTTGAACTCCCGTCAGCAGAGCACCAGGCCATCGAGAGCAGCCAGGCCGGTGTGGAGACCTGGAAGTACAAGGCCAAAAATTCCCTCATGTACTATCCAGAGG GTGTCCCTGATGAGGAGCAGCTGTTTAAGAAGCCCCGGCAGGTGGTGCATAAGAACACGCGCTTCCTTAGGGACCCCTTCAGCCAAGCCCTGAGCAGGTGCCAGCTCCAGCAGGCAGCCGCCCTCAATGCCCAG CACAAACAGGGCAAGGTGGGCCCCGATGGCAAGGAGCTGATCCCCCAGGAGTCCCCTCGAGTGGGTGGATTTGGATTTGTTGCCACTCCTTCTCCTGCCCCTG GTGTGAACGAGTCCCCAATGATGACCTGGGGGGAGGTTGAGAACACACCGTTGAGAGTTGAAGGGTCGGAAACCCCCTACGTGGATAGGACACCAGGCCCAGCTTTCAAG ATCCTGGAGCCGGGTCGCAGGGAGCGGCTGGGGCTGAAGATGGCCAACGAGGCTGCCGCCAAGAACCGGGCCAAGAAGCAGGAAGCCTTGCGGAGAGTGACGGAGAATCTGGCCAG CCTCACTCCCAAAGGCCTGAACCCAGCCATGTCCCCAGCCCTACAGCGCCTCGTGAGCAGGACGGCCAGCAAGTACACAGACCGAGCCCTGCGGGCCAGCTACACACCATCCCCAGCACGCTCCACCCACCTCAAGACCCCGGCCAGTGGGCTACAGACCCCCACAAGCACACCAGCGCCTGGCTCTGCCACACGCACCCCTCTCACGCAGGACCCAGCCTCCATCACGGACAACCTGCTGCAGCTCCCTGCCCGGCGCAAAGCCTCGGACTTCTTTTAG
- the TSSK2 gene encoding testis-specific serine/threonine-protein kinase 2, which yields MDDATVLRKKGYIVGINLGKGSYAKVKSAYSERLKFNVAVKIIDRKKTPTDFVERFLPREMDILATVNHGSIIKTYEIFETSDGRIYIIMELGVQGDLLEFIKCRGALHEDVARKMFRQLSLAVKYCHDLDVVHRDLKCENLLLDKDFNIKLSDFGFSKRCLRDSNGRIILSKTFCGSAAYAAPEVLQGIPYQPKVYDIWSLGVILYIMVCGSMPYDDSDIRKMLRIQKEHRVDFPRSKNLTCECKDLIYRMLQPDVSQRLHIDEILSHSWLQPPKPKAMSSASFKREGEGKYRAECKLDTKPGLRPDHRPDHRPDHKLGAKTQHRLLVVPENEDRVEDRLAETSRAKDHHISGAEVGKAST from the coding sequence ATGGACGATGCCACAGTCCTAAGGAAGAAGGGTTACATCGTAGGCATCAATCTTGGCAAGGGTTCCTACGCAAAAGTCAAATCTGCCTACTCTGAGCGCCTCAAGTTCAATGTGGCTGTCAAGATCATCGACCGCAAGAAAACACCCACTGACTTTGTGGAGAGATTCCTTCCTCGGGAGATGGACATCCTGGCAACTGTCAACCACGGCTCCATCATCAAGACCTACGAGATCTTTGAGACCTCTGACGGGCGCATCTACATCATTATGGAGCTTGGCGTCCAGGGCGACCTCCTCGAGTTCATCAAGTGCCGGGGAGCCCTGCACGAGGATGTGGCACGCAAGATGTTCCGACAGCTCTCCTTGGCTGTCAAGTACTGCCACGACCTGGACGTTGTCCACCGGGACCTCAAGTGCGAGAACCTTCTCCTCGACAAGGACTTCAACATCAAGCTGTCTGACTTCGGCTTCTCCAAGCGCTGCCTGCGGGACAGCAATGGGCGCATCATCCTCAGCAAGACCTTCTGCGGGTCAGCGGCATATGCAGCCCCCGAGGTGCTGCAGGGCATCCCCTACCAGCCCAAGGTGTACGACATCTGGAGCCTGGGTGTGATCCTCTACATCATGGTCTGCGGCTCCATGCCCTACGACGACTCCGACATCAGGAAGATGCTGCGTATCCAGAAGGAGCATCGTGTGGACTTCCCGCGCTCCAAGAACCTGACCTGTGAGTGCAAGGACCTCATCTACCGCATGCTGCAGCCTGACGTCAGCCAGCGGCTCCACATCGATGAGATCCTCAGCCATTCGTGGCTGCAGCCCCCCAAGCCCAAAGCCATGTCTTCTGCCTCCTtcaagagggagggggagggcaaGTACCGCGCCGAGTGCAAACTGGACACCAAGCCAGGCTTGAGGCCCGACCACCGGCCTGACCACCGACCTGATCACAAGCTTGGAGCCAAAACCCAGCACCGGCTGCTGGTGGTGCCCGAGAACGAGGACAGGGTGGAGGACAGGCTGGCCGAGACCTCCAGGGCCAAAGACCATCACATCTCCGGAGCTGAGGTGGGGAAAGCCAGCACCTAG